Genomic DNA from Torulaspora delbrueckii CBS 1146 chromosome 8, complete genome:
TCTTATTAGCCAACTTCTCATCCGTAGTCGTCTCTGGGTTCTCAATGTCTTTACCATCTTCTGTACTTCTAGTCCTCTTGAGTGGTTTGCTATGACCATGAACCGATTTCTCTCCTTTCTCGGTAACCGGTACCTTTTGATCTTTAGTATCAGACATTGATTTAGTCAAGTATAGCTCGTCCAGCCTTTAACCTCTCCCTTGTTAGCCTTTTACTTTaaactttcatcaactAGGCgttaatttttcacctaGCAATTAAATCACGATACATCTAACGCTAGATATGCTAATAATGCTTGATATTCCATCTAGTCTCCATTTATACAATACAACCAGGTGCTTAAGATCTATATAGTCCTTCTATCGGAGAGATAACGAACAATTGGGTTCACACCGGCTTTTTGAGTCAGTTTTTCAAACCATGCTAACAGAATACCACCCTGTTTCTGACCCTCTGGGACTGACATTCCCTTGTAAAGGTACTTGACTAGCACATCCTGTTGCTCAGAAGAAAGTTGCTGAATGATATTGGCGATATCGGACTGTCTGACCTGTGTGAGAGCTTCCAAAACTGCTTGGAAATAAGTCGCCTTTGTAGAGTTATCTGCACCATATGGAGGATCGCTCGTGGCTAATTTTACGGCAGAATCCATGGATCCGCTCGAAGCCAGCGAACGCAGCTGGGAGATCTTAGGTTGTAGCTCCTGTAATGTCACAACAGTCTCATTAGGTGGTATCAGATCCTGAGCGGAAAGCCTCCCGCTCTCAGGGTCAAAAGCATCAATGTCAATTCTCCTCCAATTGTCCATTATGAATTGCAGATCTCAACGAGCACACAACCTCTTTATATTGATCAATCGCTCTATTAAACCACCAAAAGGGGTCTGTACTTagcatttttcattaaGCTTATATTATGTTTCAGCGGGTAACCCGAGTTTGATTCTCTTAATATACTAGATTATGTATACTTAAATTATTCGACTGCTTACAATCCAATGATCTTGTTTTTTGGAATACCATCGTATTCACCGTAATTGAGAGCCAGGTTAATGTTTTGCAAACACTGAGTGGCCGCACCTTTCAATAGGTTATCAATTGTAGCACATAGAACTACACGGTCTTTGGATTCATTGACTTTAAAACCACCGACAACAACACCGTGGGTGCCGCTAATGTCTTTGACTAGTGGGATATCGTCTGCGATGTGAATCAATCTCTCCCCTTTGTAGAATTTCTTGTATAGAGCACTGACGTCTTCAGAGGTCAAGGAGCCTTGTTTGATAGGGACAGAAACGGTCAAGGAGATACCTTGAAACCATTGACCGACGTGGGGAACAAAAGCGACCTCGTGGCCTAAACGAGTGGAGATTTCACGTTCATGAATATGGTTGGTTAAGGCGTATGGGATTAAATTATCACTCAAGAATGATGGATCATTCTTTGGTGATGGCTTAGTACCGGCTCCTGAGTAACCAGATACACCGAAAACGGTGGGTAGTCCAGTGATGTATTGGCTCAAAGGAGCAAGAGCGACTTGAGAACCAGTAGCATAACAACCTGGGTTTGCGATTTTCTTAGCAGCAGCGATCTTATTTCTGTCATTTAGTTCGGG
This window encodes:
- the ARC15 gene encoding Arc15p (similar to Saccharomyces cerevisiae ARC15 (YIL062C); ancestral locus Anc_7.252), whose product is MDNWRRIDIDAFDPESGRLSAQDLIPPNETVVTLQELQPKISQLRSLASSGSMDSAVKLATSDPPYGADNSTKATYFQAVLEALTQVRQSDIANIIQQLSSEQQDVLVKYLYKGMSVPEGQKQGGILLAWFEKLTQKAGVNPIVRYLSDRRTI